In Methylotenera versatilis 79, the DNA window GGTAACGATTGCATGCAGCAATCTGCGCAGAATGCGAAAATATCACATGGATATATCGCATCACCAACGCCCTAAATTCAGGTTCTGAGTCAAACATTTTTTTAGCAACACTAGTTTTTAAACGATATGCCATACCTGCACTTTGTACGATTGCACGGCTAGTTGGCGAGTAAACGCCCATAAAAGCATCTGTGCCCACTAATCCATCATTGCCGATTGCCGCTATTTCTGGTGCTTCGCCATCCATTAACACTTTTACAACCGCAACAATACTGCTGATTGGAAAGTAAATATAATCGATTTTTCCTGCAGTTCGGTAAATATCACAGTCTCTTGGCAAAGAGATTAATTGCAAGTCTGGCGAAAGCTGCTCATAAATCGCGGGGCTTAATCTGGATAAAAAAACATTACTTTTGGGGTTACGGCGACCAGCCATTTTAATCTTTCATTAGAAACAGTATATTCATCATACGCTTGCGCAAACTAAATATGTTAATTGGCATTGTGTATAACAATGCAGTATTTGCATATAAAAAACCCGCCGAAGCGGGTTTGATTTGATGCTGATTTTTTAAATATTAAGCTAAAAATCGGGTTAACTATTTATATTAATACCCTAAATAATCACTTTAAACTTAGTAGTTATATTGCACTTGAACACGCAATGCATCTGCATTGAAATTTTCGTAATCTTCTCTGGCCGGTAAATTGTTGCTTGCACTTGCGGTCGCTCGATTACCTGTTACCAAATTAGTACGATTCATGCGATGGTAAACTGCAGTCACTTCTACCTCTGGTGCGATTTGCCACTCTACGCCCAGTTCCCAATCATGTACCTGATTTTTAGGTGAGTTGGTTTCCGCTTTATTGTAACCATCAAAATATTGATATTTAATAAATGGAATTACCGTACCGTTAGTATCGAAGAAATGCACATTATCGATTTTGTACATCGCTTGCACATAACCACCGTTTAGATTCTTTTTCTCAATAGAATTAGAGGCTAAATCTAACCCTGGCGTTTTACCCCAGTTCCACTCTGCTTGTAAACCAAACGGCTGTGGATACATCATAAAACTTAAACCCACACGCTCATCGTCAATACCGTTACGACCTGAAAGCGGCGTACCCGTACCTAAAGTTGGCGTAACTGATGCAAGCGTGCCAACCGCATTACGTCTGCTGTATGCACCAGTAGTCGACACATATTCACCTTTGTAACCTTGAATACCCGCCTCATAAATTTGGCCACTTTCAGTTTTCCAAGGATATGTGTAA includes these proteins:
- a CDS encoding Crp/Fnr family transcriptional regulator, whose product is MAGRRNPKSNVFLSRLSPAIYEQLSPDLQLISLPRDCDIYRTAGKIDYIYFPISSIVAVVKVLMDGEAPEIAAIGNDGLVGTDAFMGVYSPTSRAIVQSAGMAYRLKTSVAKKMFDSEPEFRALVMRYIHVIFSHSAQIAACNRYHHLQQQVCRFLLTSLDRWASNRISLTHQRISDLLGVRRSGVSEVSSNLAKLGLIKYHRGCVTILDREGLEKMVCECYTVIKQESDLFLE